From a single Oreochromis niloticus isolate F11D_XX linkage group LG3, O_niloticus_UMD_NMBU, whole genome shotgun sequence genomic region:
- the LOC100699891 gene encoding Fc receptor-like B isoform X3 produces MKMRLLSVILLYGVCGQLLSAPTVSKVSLSVWPPSTKFFTGNSVGVLSCDDDDGKTVDGWTVKRTRAGVTEMCGAAAGLVLKNSLCQLELSNPSDGAYFCESSSGQRSDEVNIIVSAGSLILDIPSSPVWTGSNVTLLCQSKEGKQRNSDFNKNGERIGFGPEGTLTLINVQKSHEGLYSCSAGVDKKSPEFRLTVRDPPPTTVKDPSSTPKAITQSSRTSTPQSTSKKDPENTNKKNPPANNKSKRKDEEDEWDWLPSSDLPLTVSIMSGLVSVVFLVLV; encoded by the exons ATGAAAATGAGGCTGCTGTCTGTGATCCTGCTGTACG gtgtgtgtggGCAGCTGCTGTCTGCACCGACTGTTTCTAAAG TCTCGCTGAGTGTATGGCCACCTTCAACAAAGTTCTTCACTGGTAATAGTGTAGGAGTTCTTtcttgtgatgatgatgatggaaaaACAGTTGATGGATGGACAGTGAAGAGGACCAGAGCAGGAGTCACTGAGATGTGTGGAGCAGCTGCAGGCCTTGTTCTTAAAAATTCTCTGTGTCAACTCGAGTTGAGTAACCCCTCTGATGGAGCTTACTTCTGTGAAAGCTCATCTGGACAGCGTAGTGATGAAGTCAACATCATTGTTTCAG CTGGTTCCCTGATCCTGGACATCCCttcatctcctgtgtggacAGGAAGTAATGTGACTCTGCTCTGTCAATCCAAAGAGGGTAAACAGAGGAACTCTGATTTCAATAAAAATGGTGAAAGAATTGGATTTGGTCCTGAAGGAACGTTGACTCTCATTAATGTTCAGAAGTCTCATGAAGGTCTCTACTCGTGCTCAGCTGGTGTTGATAAGAAGTCTCCTGAATTCAGACTGACAGTCAGAG ATCCTCCTCCTACTACTGTAAAAGATCCTTCTTCTACCCCTAAAGCAATCACTCAGTCTTCCAGAACATCAACCCCCCAAAGTACCAGTAAAAAAGACcctgaaaatacaaataaaaaaaaccctcctgcTAACAATAAATCAAAAAGGAAAGATGAGGAGGATGAGTGGGACTGGCTCCCATCCTCTGACCTTCCTCTCACAGTCTCCATCATGTCAGGTCTGGTTTCTGTGGTTTTCCTGGTTCTGGTTTGA